In Streptomyces sp. NBC_00433, a single genomic region encodes these proteins:
- the katG gene encoding catalase/peroxidase HPI: MTENHDAIVTDPKTETEGAGGCPVPHGARAPHPTKGGGNRGWWPERLNLKILAKNPAVSNPLGEDFDYAAAFKSLDLPTVKRDIAEVLTTSQDWWPADYGNYGPFIIRMAWHSAGTYRISDGRGGAGAGQQRFAPLNSWPDNANLDKARRLLWPVKKKYGQSLSWADLLVLAGNVALEGMGFETFGYAGGRADVWEPEEDVYWGPETTWLGDERYTGDRELESPLGAVQMGLIYVNPEGPNGNPDPLASARDIRETFRRMAMNDEETVALIAGGHTFGKTHGAGPADSVGDDPEAAALEEQGLGWRNTYGTGKGGDTITSGLEGAWTNTPTTWDNSFFDILFGYEWELTQSPAGANQWKPKDGGGAGTVPDAHDPAKTHAPTMLTTDLALRVDPAYEQISRRFHQNPAEFADAFARAWFKLTHRDMGPVVRYLGPEVPSETLVWQDPVPAVAHPLIDAADAAVLKDRILASGLTVPQLVSTAWASAASFRGSDKRGGANGARIRLEPQNGWEVNGPDELASVLRTLEGVKEAFDAAQTGGKRVSLADLIVLAGGAGVEEAAKKAGFAVEVPFTPGRTDASQEQTDVESFAAIEPTSDGFRNYVGKDSRLPAEYLLLDRANLLTLSAPEMTVLVGGLRVLGANHGQSSHGVLTATPGTLTNDFFVNLLDLGTTWQPAAQDSGVFEARDAAGGAVKWTGTRADLVFGSNSELRALAEVYASDDAKEKFVRDFVAAWTKVMELDRFDLV; this comes from the coding sequence ATGACTGAGAACCACGACGCAATCGTCACCGACCCGAAGACGGAGACGGAGGGCGCGGGGGGCTGCCCGGTCCCGCACGGAGCGCGGGCCCCGCACCCGACGAAGGGCGGCGGCAACCGCGGGTGGTGGCCCGAGCGCCTCAATCTCAAGATCCTCGCGAAGAACCCCGCCGTGTCCAACCCGCTCGGCGAGGACTTCGACTACGCCGCCGCCTTCAAGAGCCTCGACCTGCCGACGGTCAAGCGGGACATCGCCGAGGTGCTGACCACCTCGCAGGACTGGTGGCCGGCCGACTACGGCAACTACGGCCCGTTCATCATCCGCATGGCATGGCACAGCGCGGGCACCTACCGGATCAGCGACGGCCGCGGCGGCGCCGGTGCCGGGCAGCAGCGCTTCGCGCCGCTGAACAGCTGGCCCGACAACGCCAACCTCGACAAGGCCCGCCGCCTGCTGTGGCCGGTCAAGAAGAAGTACGGCCAGTCCCTGTCGTGGGCCGACCTGCTGGTGCTGGCCGGCAATGTGGCGCTCGAAGGCATGGGCTTCGAGACCTTCGGCTACGCCGGCGGCCGCGCGGACGTCTGGGAGCCCGAGGAGGACGTCTACTGGGGCCCCGAGACCACCTGGCTCGGTGACGAGCGCTACACCGGCGACCGCGAGCTGGAGAGCCCGCTCGGCGCCGTCCAGATGGGCCTGATCTACGTCAACCCCGAGGGCCCCAACGGCAACCCCGACCCGCTGGCCTCGGCCCGCGACATCCGCGAGACCTTCCGCCGGATGGCGATGAACGACGAGGAGACCGTCGCGCTGATCGCCGGCGGCCACACCTTCGGCAAGACCCACGGCGCCGGCCCGGCCGACAGCGTCGGCGACGACCCCGAGGCCGCCGCGCTGGAGGAGCAGGGCCTCGGCTGGCGCAACACGTACGGCACCGGCAAGGGCGGCGACACGATCACCAGCGGCCTCGAAGGCGCCTGGACCAACACGCCCACCACCTGGGACAACAGCTTCTTCGACATCCTCTTCGGCTACGAGTGGGAGCTGACGCAGAGCCCCGCGGGCGCCAACCAGTGGAAGCCGAAGGACGGCGGCGGCGCCGGCACCGTGCCGGACGCGCACGACCCGGCCAAGACCCACGCGCCGACGATGCTGACCACCGACCTGGCGCTGCGCGTCGACCCCGCCTACGAGCAGATCTCGCGCCGCTTCCACCAGAACCCGGCGGAATTCGCCGACGCCTTCGCCCGCGCGTGGTTCAAGCTGACCCACCGCGACATGGGCCCGGTCGTGCGCTACCTCGGCCCCGAGGTCCCGTCCGAGACGCTGGTGTGGCAGGACCCGGTGCCCGCCGTGGCGCACCCGCTGATCGACGCCGCCGACGCCGCCGTGCTCAAGGACCGGATCCTCGCGTCCGGCCTCACGGTGCCCCAGCTGGTCTCCACCGCCTGGGCGTCGGCTGCCAGCTTCCGCGGCAGCGACAAGCGCGGCGGCGCCAACGGCGCCCGTATCCGCCTTGAGCCGCAGAACGGCTGGGAGGTCAACGGGCCCGACGAGCTGGCCTCGGTGCTGCGCACCCTGGAGGGCGTCAAGGAGGCCTTCGACGCCGCGCAGACCGGCGGCAAGCGGGTCTCGCTCGCCGACCTGATCGTGCTGGCCGGCGGCGCGGGCGTCGAGGAGGCCGCGAAGAAGGCCGGCTTCGCCGTCGAGGTGCCCTTCACCCCGGGCCGCACCGACGCGTCGCAGGAGCAGACCGACGTGGAGTCCTTCGCGGCGATCGAGCCGACCTCGGACGGCTTCCGCAACTACGTCGGCAAGGACAGCCGGCTGCCGGCCGAGTACCTGCTGCTCGACCGCGCCAACCTGCTCACCCTGAGCGCCCCCGAGATGACCGTCCTGGTCGGCGGCCTGCGGGTGCTCGGCGCCAACCACGGCCAGTCGTCGCACGGCGTCCTGACCGCCACGCCGGGCACGCTGACGAACGACTTCTTCGTCAACCTGCTCGACCTGGGCACGACCTGGCAGCCCGCCGCGCAGGACAGCGGCGTCTTCGAGGCCCGCGACGCCGCGGGCGGCGCGGTCAAGTGGACCGGCACCCGCGCGGACCTGGTCTTCGGCTCGAACTCCGAGCTGCGCGCCCTCGCGGAGGTCTACGCGAGCGACGACGCGAAGGAGAAGTTCGTGCGCGACTTCGTCGCCGCCTGGACCAAGGTCATGGAGCTGGACCGCTTCGACCTGGTCTGA
- the sigJ gene encoding RNA polymerase sigma factor SigJ yields the protein MSTRPGSGYVRHDAGPDLDAIMSERRQLLNLAYRLLGSLAEAEDAVQETYTRWYAMSRQQQDAVESPGAWLSRVASRICLDLLGSARARRERYVGEWIPEPLPAHTEWATVRPDDATADPADRVTLDESVNMAFLVVLESMTPAERVAFILHDVFRYPFAEIAEITGRTAGACRQLASSARRRIRSARAYANPAAQQAVVVRDFMQAWQAKDIDALVGLLDPDATMTADSGGLVAAVLHPIDGGPRIARAHIDIAHAAPDLTFAETTVNGQPGLIAQRDGVTVTVYAFQTTAHRITHIWAVRNPEKLHPWTSRSPAVP from the coding sequence ATGAGCACCCGACCCGGTTCGGGGTACGTCCGACACGACGCCGGCCCCGACCTGGACGCGATCATGAGCGAGCGGCGGCAGCTGCTCAATCTCGCCTACCGGCTGCTGGGTTCGCTGGCGGAGGCCGAGGACGCCGTACAGGAGACGTACACCCGGTGGTACGCGATGTCCCGGCAGCAGCAGGACGCGGTCGAGTCGCCGGGGGCGTGGCTGTCCCGGGTGGCCAGCCGTATCTGCCTCGACCTGCTCGGTTCCGCGCGGGCGCGGCGGGAGCGCTATGTGGGCGAGTGGATTCCCGAGCCGCTGCCCGCGCACACCGAGTGGGCGACCGTGCGGCCGGACGACGCGACGGCCGACCCGGCCGACCGGGTCACGCTGGACGAATCGGTCAACATGGCCTTCCTCGTCGTCCTGGAGTCGATGACGCCGGCCGAGCGGGTGGCCTTCATCCTGCACGACGTCTTCCGCTACCCCTTCGCCGAGATCGCCGAGATCACCGGCCGTACGGCGGGCGCCTGCCGCCAGTTGGCCTCCTCGGCACGCCGCCGGATCCGCTCGGCGCGGGCGTACGCGAACCCGGCGGCCCAACAGGCCGTCGTCGTACGCGACTTCATGCAGGCGTGGCAGGCCAAGGACATCGACGCCCTGGTCGGCCTCCTCGACCCCGACGCCACGATGACCGCCGACAGCGGCGGCCTGGTGGCCGCCGTCCTCCACCCGATCGACGGCGGCCCCCGGATAGCCAGGGCCCACATCGACATCGCCCACGCGGCCCCCGACCTGACCTTCGCCGAGACAACGGTCAACGGCCAACCCGGCCTGATCGCCCAGCGCGACGGCGTGACGGTCACGGTCTACGCCTTCCAGACCACGGCCCACCGCATCACCCACATCTGGGCAGTCCGCAACCCCGAAAAACTCCACCCCTGGACGTCCCGCTCCCCGGCCGTCCCCTGA
- the uppS gene encoding polyprenyl diphosphate synthase gives MSAASLRTRPRHVACVMDGNGRWAQRRSLPRTSGHRAAETTVIDVIEAARTAGVTWLSLYAFSTENWQRPTTEVDFLMHLVRRVVRKHAPLLHARGIRCRFLGVTDPRIPAPLARDFADLMTLTDANRGMTLTVAFDHGGRQDIVEAARSLIRSGVPADAVDERHFASHLPFPDTPDVDLVIRTSGEQRISNFMLWQVAYAEWMFPPVLWPDFRAPHFMECLRTYQQRDRRFGGVPTHANGDPRP, from the coding sequence GTGTCGGCAGCCTCGTTACGTACCCGGCCGCGCCATGTCGCGTGCGTGATGGACGGCAACGGCCGCTGGGCCCAGCGGCGTTCGCTCCCGCGCACGTCGGGCCACCGGGCGGCCGAGACGACGGTGATCGACGTCATCGAGGCCGCGCGCACGGCCGGCGTGACCTGGCTGAGCCTCTACGCCTTCTCCACCGAGAACTGGCAACGCCCCACCACCGAGGTCGACTTCCTCATGCACCTGGTGCGCCGGGTGGTACGCAAGCACGCGCCGCTGCTGCACGCGCGCGGCATCCGCTGCCGCTTCCTCGGCGTGACCGACCCCCGCATCCCCGCCCCGCTCGCCCGCGACTTCGCCGACCTCATGACGCTGACCGACGCGAACCGCGGCATGACGCTGACCGTGGCCTTCGACCACGGCGGGCGCCAGGACATCGTCGAGGCCGCCCGCTCCCTCATCCGCAGCGGGGTGCCCGCCGACGCCGTCGACGAGCGGCACTTCGCCTCGCACCTGCCCTTCCCCGACACCCCCGACGTCGACCTCGTCATCAGGACCTCGGGCGAGCAGCGCATCTCGAACTTCATGCTCTGGCAGGTGGCCTACGCCGAGTGGATGTTCCCGCCGGTGCTCTGGCCGGACTTCCGCGCCCCGCACTTCATGGAATGCCTGCGCACCTACCAGCAACGCGACCGCCGCTTCGGCGGCGTGCCGACGCACGCGAACGGAGACCCCCGCCCGTGA
- a CDS encoding DUF2199 domain-containing protein, whose translation MRHPGGLGALVEADGAGCFVRCLLPVALSGGTELVVGTWVRVGEAEFGAVQGSWESAGYDGLAFGGALGNAIPPWGEELLDAPVVVAVRDRDEVPYVTGSDRADVAGLLATTWDRDHVLSRYGHPLPVAVRTLVGGGRWSIERSAGLAAAGTGGGGHCFSGPGRTVTAEEAAGPGAVPHAGWTAVVRGGRERYEFRGVDVLPGGAGLSVVCTVDDRADLAWAGHVWRSLSAV comes from the coding sequence GTGCGGCATCCAGGCGGGCTGGGGGCCCTGGTGGAGGCCGACGGGGCGGGGTGCTTCGTAAGGTGCCTGCTGCCGGTCGCCCTCAGCGGGGGCACGGAGTTGGTCGTCGGGACGTGGGTGCGGGTCGGGGAGGCCGAGTTCGGCGCGGTGCAGGGGAGTTGGGAGTCCGCCGGGTACGACGGGCTGGCCTTCGGCGGGGCGCTGGGCAACGCGATCCCGCCCTGGGGCGAGGAGTTGCTCGACGCGCCCGTCGTCGTCGCGGTGCGGGACCGGGACGAGGTCCCGTACGTGACCGGGTCGGACCGGGCGGACGTGGCCGGGCTCCTCGCGACGACCTGGGACCGCGACCACGTCCTGAGCCGCTACGGCCACCCGCTGCCCGTGGCCGTACGCACCCTGGTCGGCGGCGGCCGCTGGTCCATCGAGCGCAGCGCCGGGCTCGCCGCCGCCGGCACGGGCGGGGGCGGCCACTGTTTCAGCGGCCCCGGCCGCACCGTCACCGCCGAGGAGGCCGCCGGGCCGGGGGCCGTGCCGCATGCCGGGTGGACCGCGGTGGTGCGCGGCGGGCGCGAGCGGTACGAATTCCGCGGCGTCGACGTCCTCCCGGGCGGCGCCGGGCTCTCGGTCGTCTGCACGGTCGACGACCGGGCCGACCTCGCGTGGGCCGGGCACGTATGGCGTTCGCTCAGCGCGGTGTGA
- a CDS encoding lactate utilization protein has product MTSQIPATLFADPVSEERLEQTAAALKSHGFIVEILDDGAAARARVQELVPEGSSVYTSASETTRLSGIEQDINTSGRYEALKPVVVAMDRVTQSHDIRKLLAAPDVVIGSVAAVTETGSMLVASASGSQLPPYSGGAGLAIWVIGAQKVVPDLETAMRRLEEHTFPLENTRAQGVYGKPSALNRLLILNAEPVPGRGVVLLLREAIGF; this is encoded by the coding sequence ATGACCTCGCAGATCCCGGCCACCCTCTTCGCCGACCCCGTGTCCGAGGAGCGCCTGGAGCAGACCGCTGCGGCGCTGAAGTCCCACGGCTTCATCGTCGAGATCCTCGACGACGGCGCCGCCGCCCGCGCCCGCGTGCAGGAGCTGGTCCCCGAGGGCTCCAGCGTCTACACCTCCGCCAGTGAGACCACCCGCCTGTCCGGCATCGAGCAGGACATCAACACCAGCGGTCGCTACGAGGCCCTCAAGCCGGTCGTCGTCGCCATGGACCGCGTCACCCAGAGCCACGACATCCGCAAGCTGCTCGCCGCGCCCGACGTCGTCATCGGCAGCGTCGCCGCGGTCACCGAGACCGGCTCCATGCTCGTCGCCTCCGCGAGCGGCAGCCAGTTGCCCCCGTACTCCGGCGGCGCCGGGCTCGCCATCTGGGTCATCGGCGCGCAGAAGGTCGTTCCCGACCTGGAGACGGCGATGCGGCGCCTCGAAGAGCACACGTTCCCTCTGGAGAACACCCGGGCGCAGGGCGTCTACGGCAAGCCCAGCGCGTTGAACCGGCTGCTCATCCTCAACGCCGAGCCCGTACCCGGGCGCGGTGTCGTCCTCCTCCTCCGCGAGGCCATCGGCTTCTGA
- a CDS encoding SDR family oxidoreductase, translating into MDTNSPTGLTGRIALVAGATRGAGRALAVELGRGGATVYVTGRTTRERVSEVGRRTETIEETAELVTAAGGTGIAVPTDHLDEDRVRDLVARIDREQGRLDILVNDLWGGEHLVAGSVFGKKTWETPLADGLRILELGVRSHVITAALVLPLLIRSDGPLLVEVTDGTAATNRRYRENLFYDLAKNAPIRIAFGLGEELAEYGGAAVAVTPGFLRSEQMLTYFGVTEDTWRDAVAQEPDFAIAESPHYLARAVAALAADPDRAARWNRKSTSSAELARAYGVRDVDGSRPDAWAYFEDVRYGGKDGTPEDYR; encoded by the coding sequence ATGGATACGAATTCCCCCACCGGACTCACCGGCAGGATCGCCCTCGTCGCCGGCGCCACCCGTGGAGCGGGGCGGGCGCTCGCCGTCGAGTTGGGGCGCGGCGGCGCCACCGTCTACGTCACCGGGCGCACCACCCGCGAGCGGGTCAGCGAGGTCGGGCGGCGCACGGAGACCATCGAGGAGACCGCGGAACTGGTCACCGCGGCCGGCGGCACCGGGATCGCCGTGCCGACCGACCACCTGGACGAGGACCGGGTACGCGATCTCGTCGCGCGGATCGACCGCGAGCAGGGGCGGCTCGACATCCTGGTGAACGACCTCTGGGGCGGTGAACACCTCGTCGCCGGCTCGGTCTTCGGCAAGAAGACCTGGGAGACGCCGCTCGCCGACGGCCTGCGCATCCTCGAACTCGGCGTGCGCTCCCATGTGATCACCGCCGCGCTCGTCCTCCCGCTGCTGATCCGCTCCGACGGCCCGCTGCTCGTCGAGGTCACCGACGGCACCGCGGCCACCAACCGCCGCTACCGCGAGAACCTCTTCTACGACCTCGCCAAGAACGCCCCGATCCGCATCGCCTTCGGCCTGGGTGAGGAGTTGGCGGAATACGGCGGCGCGGCGGTCGCCGTCACGCCCGGCTTCCTGCGCTCGGAGCAGATGCTCACCTACTTCGGTGTGACCGAGGACACCTGGCGCGACGCCGTCGCCCAGGAGCCGGACTTCGCCATCGCCGAGTCGCCGCACTACCTCGCCCGCGCGGTCGCCGCCCTCGCCGCCGACCCGGACCGGGCCGCCCGCTGGAACCGGAAGTCCACCTCCAGCGCGGAGCTGGCCCGCGCCTACGGTGTGCGGGACGTGGACGGCAGCAGGCCGGACGCGTGGGCGTACTTCGAGGACGTCCGCTACGGCGGCAAGGACGGCACGCCGGAGGACTACCGCTGA
- a CDS encoding transcriptional repressor codes for MSDLLERLRGRGWRMTSQRRVVAQVLDGDHVHLTADEVHARAAALLPEISRATVYNTLGELVSLGEVIEVATDGRARRYDPNAHRPHHHLVCSGCGTVRDVHPDRDPLTDLPAEERFGFAVAAAEITYRGLCPSCAKA; via the coding sequence ATGAGTGACCTGCTGGAGAGACTGCGAGGACGCGGCTGGCGGATGACCTCCCAGCGGCGTGTCGTCGCGCAGGTGCTCGACGGTGACCATGTTCACCTCACGGCGGACGAGGTGCACGCGCGGGCGGCCGCGCTGCTGCCGGAGATCTCCCGGGCGACGGTCTACAACACGCTGGGCGAGCTGGTCTCGCTCGGCGAGGTCATAGAAGTGGCCACCGACGGCCGCGCCAGGCGCTACGACCCGAACGCCCACCGACCCCACCACCACCTGGTCTGCTCCGGCTGCGGCACCGTCCGCGACGTCCACCCGGACCGGGACCCGCTGACCGACCTGCCCGCCGAGGAGCGGTTCGGCTTCGCCGTGGCGGCCGCCGAGATCACCTACCGGGGGCTCTGCCCGTCCTGCGCGAAGGCCTGA
- a CDS encoding DUF6191 domain-containing protein, with product MSAAGFEQPHAGFPPGRRNEPDQRGTTLVLRDEEGDGAPPRSEADLEQGKALIRVARQDGQ from the coding sequence ATATCGGCGGCCGGCTTCGAGCAGCCGCACGCCGGTTTCCCTCCCGGCAGGCGGAACGAGCCGGACCAGCGCGGGACGACGCTCGTGCTCCGCGACGAGGAGGGCGACGGCGCCCCGCCCCGCTCCGAGGCCGACCTGGAGCAGGGGAAGGCGCTGATCCGCGTCGCGCGCCAGGACGGTCAGTAG
- a CDS encoding MoxR family ATPase produces MQAAVTVRPAQVSELLLGLATVRPVFLWGAPGIGKSSLVREFAEALGLECVSLLGTQLAPEDLIGVPQIRDGRSVFCPPEAIARDEPYCLFLDELNAATPDVQKAFYSLILDRRIGNYELPAGSVVIGAGNRATDSALARPLASALVNRLTHVHLEASAVDWLKWAARSDIHPWVTDYLTDRPHHLWSKPPKTEEPFSTPRSWHMLSDAIRSFGPTLDEHTLKVLAHGTLTPTHAAAFCGYVRVVRSEFGIDAVIKGDARWPNRVQDRDLLYYLAESFRGRLIKELPASKEHASPSVRQTAYRAQALLVQLAEISVEVAQTVIADDEDGNAVLPAWFLIEAARDMPRLVEARR; encoded by the coding sequence GTGCAGGCTGCCGTGACCGTCCGCCCGGCCCAGGTGTCCGAGCTGCTGCTCGGGCTGGCCACCGTCCGGCCGGTCTTCCTGTGGGGTGCGCCTGGTATCGGGAAGTCGTCCCTGGTGCGGGAGTTCGCCGAGGCACTCGGCCTGGAGTGCGTGAGCCTGCTGGGCACGCAGCTGGCCCCCGAGGACCTCATCGGGGTGCCGCAGATCCGGGACGGGCGGTCGGTCTTCTGCCCGCCGGAGGCCATCGCGCGGGACGAGCCGTACTGCCTGTTCCTGGACGAGCTGAACGCGGCGACGCCCGACGTGCAGAAGGCCTTCTACTCGCTGATCCTGGACCGGCGGATCGGGAACTACGAACTGCCCGCGGGCAGCGTCGTCATCGGCGCGGGCAACCGCGCCACCGACAGCGCGCTCGCCCGCCCGCTGGCTTCCGCACTGGTCAACCGCCTCACCCACGTGCATCTTGAGGCGTCGGCCGTCGACTGGCTGAAGTGGGCGGCGCGTTCCGACATCCACCCCTGGGTGACGGACTACCTGACCGACCGGCCGCACCACCTGTGGTCCAAGCCGCCGAAGACGGAGGAGCCCTTCTCCACCCCGCGCTCGTGGCACATGCTGTCGGACGCGATCAGGTCCTTCGGGCCGACGCTGGACGAGCACACGCTCAAGGTGCTGGCGCACGGCACTCTCACGCCGACGCACGCCGCCGCCTTCTGCGGCTATGTCCGCGTCGTACGCAGCGAGTTCGGCATCGACGCGGTCATCAAGGGCGACGCCCGCTGGCCCAACCGGGTCCAGGACCGCGACCTGCTCTACTACCTGGCCGAGTCCTTCCGCGGGCGGCTGATCAAGGAGCTGCCGGCGAGCAAGGAGCACGCCTCGCCGTCGGTGCGGCAGACCGCCTACCGCGCGCAGGCCCTGCTGGTGCAGCTCGCCGAGATATCTGTCGAGGTGGCCCAGACGGTGATCGCGGACGACGAGGACGGCAACGCGGTGCTGCCCGCCTGGTTCCTGATCGAGGCCGCCAGGGACATGCCCCGGCTGGTGGAGGCCCGCCGGTGA
- a CDS encoding oxygenase MpaB family protein has product MTDPTTAAPESLFGPDSQFHRFFNDPRWALAMVRATVLEAAHPQIGAALIDNSSFVTHPWRRLRNTLVSLQRMFGPDEAARQREAARLNRLHSRLSGTDEQDRPYDAMDPQVRAWVVATLFESSVTMCRLSGQPLDRTTMERLYAEFRAFLGALGDRAGHLPPTLPEFWTYYDRMVAEELESTEALRIILYRLFDHLPAPPLLGGLPTVWAAGRALAGPAIGTITVASLPEPFRRRAGLPEIPGAQTLMHSAYVAAGFARFLPEGWLQTDYLTGMLSLSPDSDDPRLATITALRARMKRAGAFVRLVAPFPAQRSAEGAGDEPRRSAEEFFTEVLDQTGDGFLSWPDLAAMARELCSRLDLDEPAETRLYTAFADWWRELQTALDADGDGRVSKEEYAAAVPSLAGPALIRVAEVLFDATDADGDQSIDAGEYRALFRTGFCRTVAGAEGRYSRSAFVQDFLAFMAGRRHSTAYDPLLTGA; this is encoded by the coding sequence GTGACGGACCCGACGACCGCCGCCCCGGAATCCCTCTTCGGACCCGACTCGCAGTTCCACCGCTTCTTCAACGACCCGCGCTGGGCGCTCGCGATGGTGCGCGCCACCGTCCTGGAGGCCGCGCACCCGCAGATCGGCGCGGCCCTGATCGACAACTCGTCCTTCGTGACGCACCCCTGGCGGCGGCTGCGCAACACCCTGGTCAGCCTCCAGCGGATGTTCGGCCCCGACGAGGCCGCCCGGCAGCGGGAGGCCGCCCGGCTCAACCGGCTGCACTCACGGCTCAGCGGCACCGACGAGCAGGACCGGCCGTACGACGCGATGGACCCGCAGGTGCGGGCCTGGGTGGTCGCGACGCTCTTCGAGAGCTCCGTCACCATGTGCCGGCTGAGCGGCCAGCCGCTGGACCGCACCACGATGGAGCGGCTCTACGCCGAATTCCGCGCCTTCCTGGGCGCCCTGGGGGACCGGGCGGGCCATCTGCCGCCCACGCTCCCGGAGTTCTGGACCTACTACGACCGGATGGTCGCCGAGGAGCTGGAGAGCACCGAGGCGCTGCGCATCATCCTCTACCGGCTCTTCGACCACCTCCCCGCGCCCCCGCTGCTCGGCGGCCTGCCCACCGTGTGGGCGGCCGGGCGCGCGCTCGCCGGGCCCGCGATCGGCACGATCACCGTGGCGTCGCTGCCCGAGCCCTTCCGGCGGCGCGCCGGCCTGCCCGAGATCCCCGGCGCCCAGACGCTGATGCACAGCGCCTACGTCGCCGCCGGGTTCGCCCGCTTCCTGCCCGAGGGCTGGCTCCAGACCGACTACCTCACCGGCATGCTGTCGCTGTCCCCGGACAGCGACGACCCGCGGCTCGCCACGATCACCGCGCTGCGCGCGCGGATGAAGCGGGCCGGTGCCTTCGTCCGGCTGGTCGCGCCCTTCCCCGCGCAGCGCTCCGCGGAGGGCGCGGGCGACGAACCGCGGCGCAGCGCGGAGGAGTTCTTCACCGAGGTGCTCGACCAGACCGGCGACGGCTTCCTGTCGTGGCCCGACCTGGCCGCCATGGCCCGGGAGTTGTGCTCCCGGCTCGACCTGGACGAGCCGGCCGAGACCCGGCTCTACACCGCCTTCGCCGACTGGTGGCGGGAGTTGCAGACGGCGCTGGACGCCGACGGCGACGGCCGGGTCAGCAAGGAGGAATACGCGGCCGCCGTCCCGTCCCTCGCGGGGCCCGCGCTGATCAGGGTCGCCGAGGTCCTCTTCGACGCCACCGACGCGGACGGCGACCAGTCCATCGACGCGGGCGAATACCGGGCGCTGTTCAGGACCGGCTTCTGCCGTACGGTCGCCGGCGCGGAAGGGCGCTATTCGCGCAGCGCGTTCGTGCAGGACTTCCTCGCCTTCATGGCGGGCCGGCGCCATTCGACGGCGTACGACCCGCTGCTCACCGGCGCGTAG
- a CDS encoding XRE family transcriptional regulator yields the protein MDDDTPAPHQAVLDEVGPRLRRLRAQRKLTLAALSETTGISKSTLSRLESGGRRPSLELLLPLAAAYRVPLDDLVGAPEVGDPRVRLAPRSLPNGGTVVPLSRGPGPLQAYKMIVPDRGSEPDLRTHEGYEWLYVLHGRLRLVLADHDLTLEAGEAAEFDTRLPHWFSGAGGQPAEVLSLFGRQGERMHVRARPRA from the coding sequence ATGGACGACGACACCCCGGCGCCCCACCAGGCCGTGCTCGACGAGGTCGGCCCCCGGCTCAGGCGGCTGCGCGCCCAGCGCAAGCTCACGCTGGCCGCGCTCTCCGAGACCACCGGCATCTCCAAGAGCACCCTCTCCCGGCTGGAGTCCGGCGGGCGCCGCCCCAGCCTGGAGCTGCTGCTGCCGCTGGCCGCCGCCTACCGCGTACCGCTGGACGACCTGGTCGGAGCGCCCGAGGTGGGCGACCCCCGGGTGCGGCTGGCGCCGCGCAGCCTGCCGAACGGCGGCACCGTCGTCCCGCTGTCCCGCGGACCCGGGCCCCTCCAGGCGTACAAGATGATCGTCCCGGACCGCGGCAGCGAGCCCGACCTGCGCACGCACGAGGGCTACGAGTGGCTGTACGTGCTGCACGGCCGGCTGCGGCTGGTTCTCGCCGACCACGACCTGACGCTGGAGGCGGGGGAGGCGGCCGAGTTCGACACCCGGCTGCCGCACTGGTTCAGCGGCGCCGGCGGCCAACCCGCCGAGGTCCTCAGCCTCTTCGGCCGGCAGGGCGAGCGCATGCACGTCCGCGCCCGGCCGCGCGCGTGA